A single window of Myxocyprinus asiaticus isolate MX2 ecotype Aquarium Trade chromosome 48, UBuf_Myxa_2, whole genome shotgun sequence DNA harbors:
- the LOC127437294 gene encoding leucine-rich repeat-containing protein 4C-like produces the protein MINKMTSSRMQQTMSGPRWNRALSDPLFVLLLALQLLVVAGLVRAQTCPSVCSCSNQFSKVICTRRGLRDVPDGISTNTRYLNLQENLIQVIKVDSFKHLRHLEILQLSKNHIRNIEIGAFNGLANLNTLELFDNRLTTIPNGAFEYLSKLKELWLRNNPVESIPSYAFNRVPSLRRLDLGELKRLSYISEGAFEGLSNLRYLNLGMCNLKEIPNLIPLVRLDELEMSGNQLSIIRPGSFKGLIHLQKLWMMHAQIQTIERNAFDDLQSLVELNLAHNNLTLLPHDLFTPLHHLERVHLHHNPWNCNCDILWLSWWLKEMVPANTSCCARCSSPASHKGRYIGELDQNYFHCYAPVIVEPPADLNVTEGMAAELKCRANSLTSVSWITPNGSIMTHGAYKVRISVLNDGTLNFTNVTMQDTGTYTCMVSNSAGNTTASATLNVSSTENSSFSYFTTVTVETTESAHDEGHLTVQQKGGPTPASGIWETSPPSFTTTTTARTSLSTKATDKTYTIPVTALSDGSLNTLDEVMKTTKIIIGCFVAITLMAAVMLIIFYKMRKQHHHQNHHAPTRTNEIINVDEDCVAGGPTMEGHLALPPLEHEHLNHYNAYKTAYNHASTINSIHSSAHEPLLIRASSKDNVQETQI, from the coding sequence ATGATAAACAAGATGACCTCCTCCCGGATGCAGCAGACGATGAGTGGTCCTAGGTGGAACCGGGCCCTGTCCGACCCATTGTTCGTGCTGTTGCTGGCTCTGCAGCTTTTGGTGGTGGCCGGCCTGGTGCGAGCGCAGACCTGCCCTTCCGTCTGCTCATGTAGCAACCAGTTCAGCAAGGTCATCTGTACGCGCCGTGGTCTTCGAGATGTACCCGATGGTATTTCAACCAACACAAGGTACCTGAACCTTCAGGAGAACCTTATTCAGGTGATCAAGGTAGACAGCTTCAAGCATCTGAGACATCTGGAGATCTTGCAGCTCAGCAAAAACCACATCCGCAACATTGAAATTGGAGCTTTCAATGGCCTGGCCAATCTCAACACTCTGGAGCTGTTCGATAATCGACTTACCACAATCCCCAATGGTGCTTTTGAGTACTTGTCCAAACTTAAGGAGCTTTGGCTGAGGAATAACCCAGTAGAGAGTATACCTTCCTATGCCTTCAACCGTGTCCCATCTCTGCGAAGGCTGGACCTGGGTGAGCTGAAACGGCTCTCGTATATCTCAGAAGGTGCCTTTGAAGGCCTTAGCAATTTGCGGTACCTGAATCTGGGCATGTGCAACCTGAAGGAGATCCCCAACCTCATTCCGCTAGTCCGGTTGGATGAGTTGGAGATGTCTGGAAACCAGCTCTCGATAATTAGGCCAGGGTCTTTCAAGGGCCTCATCCACTTACAGAAGCTCTGGATGATGCATGCTCAGATCCAGACGATTGAGAGAAATGCCTTTGATGACCTTCAGTCCCTTGTGGAGTTAAATCTAGCCCACAACAACCTTACCCTTCTGCCCCATGACCTTTTCACTCCATTGCACCATTTAGAAAGAGTACACTTACACCACAACCCCTGGAATTGCAACTGTGACATCCTCTGGCTCAGTTGGTGGCTCAAGGAGATGGTTCCGGCCAATACCAGTTGCTGTGCTCGATGTTCTTCACCCGCCagccacaaggggcgctacatTGGTGAACTGGACCAGAACTATTTCCATTGTTATGCACCGGTGATCGTGGAGCCACCAGCCGATCTCAATGTAACCGAGGGTATGGCTGCAGAACTGAAATGCAGAGCGAATTCTTTGACCTCAGTCAGCTGGATCACCCCCAACGGGTCCATCATGACGCATGGGGCATACAAGGTACGCATTTCCGTCCTCAACGATGGGACGTTAAACTTTACCAACGTCACAATGCAAGACACAGGAACGTACACCTGTATGGTGAGCAACTCTGCAGGCAACACGACAGCCTCAGCCACACTCAATGTGTCCTCAACGGAGAACAGTAGCTTTAGTTACTTTACTACAGTCACGGTTGAGACCACAGAATCGGCACACGATGAGGGCCACCTAACGGTACAGCAGAAGGGGGGTCCCACCCCTGCCTCTGGAATTTGGGAAACCTCTCCACCTTCCTTCACCACCACAACCACAGCACGGACTTCGTTGTCCACCAAGGCCACAGACAAGACCTACACCATTCCTGTCACAGCCCTGAGCGATGGATCCCTCAACACTTTGGATGAGGTGATGAAGACCACCAAGATCATCATTGGATGCTTTGTGGCCATCACTCTGATGGCAGCCGTCATGCTAATCATATTTTATAAAATGCGCAAACAGCATCACCATCAGAATCACCACGCGCCTACGCGAACCAATGAGATCATCAATGTAGATGAGGACTGCGTAGCGGGTGGACCTACCATGGAGGGCCATCTTGCTCTTCCCCCACTTGAGCATGAGCACCTGAATCATTACAATGCCTACAAGACTGCATACAACCATGCCTCCACCATCAATTCTATACATAGCTCCGCCCACGAACCTTTGCTAATTCGGGCCAGCTCAAAAGACAATGTACAAGAAACGCAGATCTAA